Within Wyeomyia smithii strain HCP4-BCI-WySm-NY-G18 chromosome 2, ASM2978416v1, whole genome shotgun sequence, the genomic segment TAAGAATTTTCGAACATGCTGGCTTTGAAAAGAAATAATGATTAGCACATCTGttttaatcacatttttttattaattacaAATAATTCTCAATTTTAACCCAATTGATTGAAACCTAAACGACAAAAACTACGAATGATCGAACTATAGCCCAGAAGTCTTCGTGAGTAGCACCCTCGATCGGTTGTGTCCGATACTCATACGAAAAGATGAACACGAACGAATTCAAAAATCGTTGCGATTTTTTATTGAGTCATATaaattcatttgaagtgattcgataaacaatataaaaacgatttttcaCGAATAGGATTCGAACGAAAACAAGAAAAGGGCCTGCAAGCATTTCATTGCTTTGCTGTGAaaataaatgagaaaaaaaaaacacacgtaTTACGTATTTATAGATGTGTTATTCAACCATTAGAAAACATGAtttcttttgatattttaattGGCATGGTAATGAATGAGACTAAAATAAGCATATTTAATGTCATTATAGTAGTTAAAGTTAAACGGTAGATCCATAGATATTTGCGATATGTCTTTAAAACTGACCATCTGTCATAAATGGTTCCAGTAAGTGCTCCTCCTTCGGTGGTAATAAACAGCCACTCGTTGCAAAATTGCCACTATAGTCGTTAACACTAGGCGTTCCTACGGAACCTGCTGGAAATCCAGTAGACGGAATACTGTTCGATTTTCCAACAGCTAATGGTATAGACATACTGGTAACGCTAGTAGCAGTCGACGTCTGCTGGACTGACGACTGTCAGGAACTAGCACCAACCTTCTTGTTTTGTTTGATGGCAATTACATATCGTTGAGCAACATACAATGGTGGCGAGTAACCGTCTGCGTATGTGGGATCCTCGAACAGAACTTCATATTCCTCGTTTGCTGTTTGGGGTAGTTGATTGATCACAGCTTTATAAAAACATGTGGTTTGAGGATAAAGAGCCATCACGGTAGTTCCCTTAGAAAACAAGGCATGCCCATCTGTTTCTGGATTTGCTCTCATCAATGGTAGTGGTACAATGCGACGCTTGCTCAAAATATGTCTGTCCTTTTGTTCTTCGTCGATATCATCAACTTCGTATTTATTGGCAGATGATATGTATTGGACGACCTCAGCCAGAATCCAATTTTCTTCATCTTCAAGACCTTTAACGAGTGCTGCAACCATATCGCCAGGTTTTGCTACGTAGTTATTATCTGCAGGTATACTTCCACACAACGCAGGTGTTTTTTCAAGAGGTTTACTGACAAATAAAGGAAGTGTCTGAGCTGAAATCTGTAACATTTTCATTAGTGCTCCTCTTCTAATAGTTTCCTTATTTCCTGCGTTTCGGGCTTGAATTCTACGCTCATTGCGTATGTTTCTTATATCCTGAATTTTTTGCAATGCTTGCCGAATTAGGTTTTCTTCTTGAATTGCATCCTGTAGCCCAATTTTATAAACCGATTTAAGTTTATGATTTAAGGAACAAGATTTTTCATCACTGGACATTTTAGCTAAGCGTATCGTGTTTACTATATTCGGTTCGTTTCTTTTGCGCTCATTTTCGATTTCAACGATCAGTGATTTTAAGGAACGAAGGCGCTCctgatataataaaaaaaagttttttaatctGACAAATTTTATAGTTTCTCAACTGTGGATGTTGTAAGTATTCATTGGTTCTTACCTGGACTTGAAGCATCGCTTGTTCTGCTGTTAATGGCATCTTTATCTGTAGCTTGATTTATTAATTTTGACCGTATTATTCCATGAAACCTATTTTAAAAAGTTGCAGAATCCACTAAATGAGTTTTAAACAATGTCGCGTCAGGCATGAATTGAATGAAATAAAACGTTCATTGATGACAACAGGGATGCTacacacgctcgtaaataataactcatgaactgagcaactctgactcagtttagaacgattttcgtagacgtcaaaaaatgagtagaagtcctttttgattttgagtaactttgactcactttttaggctcccttcatataacttctttctgagtaacgtcgcatgtaatgacgtccattttgaaagatgattacgatgtgcttcagtttgtgacaaatgttttttaattgtgtgcgcctcagatggcattataactgtttacttttattacaaggtaattattgatgaacatgtggtgtcgtttattggtcgtggcggatttctagccagtaatgaaactgaactgtacccaaaaaatgagtaatgtcgtactcaaactttgagtaataatgactcattttaaagacgcctagtgttactcagttttgagtatttttttcaatttaagagttgttccactttttacgaaaatgcgtcaaatgttactcatttcagagttattatttacgagcgtgcacGCCCGGAAATAATAACTCTCAAATGAGTAAGTTTTGACGCATTTtcataaaaagtggaacaactctcaAAATGAGTATAACTCCACAAGTACTCAAAACTGAttaacactaggcgtctttgAAAATGAGTGATTATTACTCAAAAATTGAGTGATATTTTCTGGGTAAAGCTCAGTTTAGATATAATCCGCCATGGCCAATGAACGACACAAAATAATCATCAATAATTATACCTGGTaataaaaattaacaattaTAATGCCTTCTGCGGTGTACACAATCAAAAAAAGAAATGTTACGAACTGAAGCACATCAGAATCACATCCAAAATGGGcgtcgttatatgcgacgttactcagaaagaagttgtatatatgaagggaacccaaaaagaGAGTCAGGGTAGTGGTGTGAAAGTTATCGATATTCATCGTTAGTATATCGCttcatatcgataatatcgtttAATTTTAGCGCtggcgataattatcgataagtcGCAGGCGGCAGTTCAGGTGGCACAAAGCATGCGAATTGtttcttgcacttgcaaaatatCATATAGTAGCTATCCAAGATAGCCAATTATTGTTCCCAATTCTCTACTGGCCGAATAgacttcggtaaaattcacAAGTGAACAGACATTATCCTTGCTTTTGCGACCTCGCACCAACCGCAAAAATTATCGATAATTTATATATaatttattaataatttatatATCGATAAGAGATTGCAAACTATCGATGTTATCGTTAAcgattttgctcgatatttcTCATCACTACTACaaacatcgttctaaactgagtcagagttgctcagttcatgagttattataTATGAGCGTGTAGGTTATTATTTCAAACGTCACTTTAAAGCATAAAACTCAGGGGTATGACGTTTAGTGAATATCCCGTATTCAATATTTTAATgcaatagacctttttacgtacgaatgtgttagtgccattaGTTGAGGATcatatttacaaatagctgttttgtttgcaatgctatgttttaagCAGCTGGAcgaatattcagttgaacactcattatgtgttttgaacttgtttctgaatacaTTTTTTCATTCATGATCAAGAAGttgctgaacataatcgaccaaaaatggtaaaaagtgatagaaGTCGaggcaacgagatgcgatgatttacagtttggaggaaacaaaagcaacttcaCACGGgcttacacgtttactagtactagcgtaggtgaaaagtcacttatctctatagagttctccaagcgaaaatacacgaacactacgacacggcccgctttacactgtatattgaaatttgtgagagtgtgaatcaaactcggtagttttttattctctcttttagatgacagttctcacatgtgacaaaaaattcttacagctaacaaagaaaaaaccgagtacatcgcactaatacaacCGCGCCTGGTGTCATTTGTTCACTAAACAATTTGTAAACTATTATTTTTCTCGCTCACATGAATGAACAGCGCAGTAATTACATAAAAATATATTACCGTGTGAATTGTGTTACCAAAATCATTACAATattatgcattaagttgaaaattggagttgtcgactagcgacattcgattttactctcataccgtacattatacttAACGTCGGAAGTATGGCGCTGTATAACGCATCTGATTTCCTAAACAGCGCATTGCAAAACAAACAGCGTGTCTTGCTCTgtaaaggcccaaacacaatggatacgtcgCGGCGCGTTTGCGGcgatttgacagttagcccatacatttccTGTCAAAtaaacgtcaacgcaacgcaaacgtatccattgtgcttgggccttacacgctcgtcaaatttaactctaaactgagtGAGATGTCACTCACTTTCGTTAAAAGTGAACCTAGTCTGAACAGAGTTTTTATGATATTACTCAATCATGGGTAGAGTCACCATGTGTCAGAAATTGAGTAGGAATTACCTCTTCTTAGAAAACcgctttgaaatgaaactgagtaaaagctactcagtttgctcgttttgacttttgattCCTTTGATGAAGGAAACTGCCAGAGGATTGTTGtataaaattataacaaaatcacaagttttttttcaaatctttgtattttgcatatacatatatgtaataaaaaaaaacaaaccttaaTAAATCATTAGTGTATTTTCTACCCTAGCAGCTTCATTAAAAACCGCAGCAATACGGTTCACTGTTACCCGGGAACTGTGACTTGAGGTTTTAAATAGTACACATGCCAAAAAATCCATAACCATTCTCATATCTGGAGGAACTCtaatacacaaataaaaaacacttttttcaaacaacaatacaacacgtttttccaaacaacaacttatttttagcgaaatgttttcaataccactcaaaaaaaaaaagagtaaagcagaaaattatgacaatctgagtacacacttaaaattttttgccgggtctcggtaatttattgccgagaacggaaccactgagtgctcggttaagaaaaaaatgacagctgtcacattttttcgtaaatctcggttcagccTAACTGAAATCTCGGAATTCGGGTATTtggtgccgaaatttcagtttggtgaaccgagatttacgaaaaaatgtgacagctgtcattatttttttaaccgagcactcagtggtgccgttctcggcaataaattaccgagacccggcaaaaaattttaagtgtgtaactgTTCGGTAAACGAAACTTACTCAATTTTCGATGGTTTAATAGACAATGTAAAACTGAGCCAAAGTTGCTAAATTTAGAGTAAAATCAAGGAGCGTGTAAGTGGTGTCGCAATGTCAGTGGTATCGCTATAAAAGTTGGTAACGCTATAAAAGTTTAATATCGCCAatgtaaaaaatcgacacgttacagccaagtggattccacttacttctgtactaatagatgaaacatttcatatctacgtggaatccagctttttacgcgccataatggcggacgctataatgcaaagttcgtaataaactacccacccttttgacaactctgcttacgtcagtttgaagtcttcatacaatttatcaaaaaaaaaaaatatctctggatacatttgtgttgccaattttttagaaatcgcaaatctgacgtaagcagagaggttcgcatattacgaacacgcattatagcgaccgccattatggtgcgcaaaaagctggatacacttgcgtttcagttcacaacacaaaatcaatcattttacactcagatttcgACGCTTATCCACGTCAAGTGccaaaacacgttaaaataccgtggattccaatgaaaatcgatatgggtcgacatAATAGAGGTTCGTTTATATGTAAAGAGCATTAGGGAttagcgtgcgatttattttcagtgcgGATTTGACTTTTTTACCATGGCCCTGATAAAACTATGATGCTACACACAAAGAAAACATTACCAAGCGAACACGTAAAAAGATTTGgcctttgaatcctgggaaggtgattggcttcattaaccatatttcacctgactgggagctgatcactcaacaatagtggtcattgtattttgcaaggggacacgtatagcaattgactgggatatattacaaaagttcacatcaatggacaacgtaattctaattgggttgtttagctatatcagttttattatatcatctgaaagatctgcattttctaagtaaaacgtaattaaaaaaaagtttctatcattgtccttcgctttttaaatcacgatttaaaactgctcgaaatcgctacaatgacagttcgcccatataccaactgtcattgtagcgatttagagcgaatttttattcttcatttaaaaacctaaggataatgatataaagtttaaaaaaaaccaggttttgctcagaaaattacactctttcagatgatatataaaaatcggaaatccgttaATAGCTTAACAACCCAATTTGTATAGGTGCGAGCAGGCTTCAAAATCTGTTTCTTCGTCCAACGTTGAATATTTATATTTGCGGCTTATTGTCTATTGCTTTCATAGGGAAAAACACGGTTATAGACCTGAGTTTTCTGTCAGGATTTTTACGAAAACCTTTCTACGGTTTCAGGCGAGGTTttagcacagagaacagacattcatgttcatatacacggtgacaaaaatgtccagtcacacttttttggggtcgcctgtagcctacacattgcatctctctggtgccatctatatctcaaatgaaaaggttaactttgctgcccaaagtggcagagtttcgtttctgtgcagtttgtttacattgagttgtgagccatggcagagttaagaacagctgttatcgctgaatgtgtgaaagggtacaaacccggacataTATTCAAActcctaaaaccgctcggaatcaaccggaaattcgtgtaccggaccataaatcgatACCtggagaccggaggcaccgaggacaaggcacgatctggacgaccaaggtctgtgagaactccaaggctgaaaaagattatacgagaccggattcgccggaatcccgcccaatctgcacggaagctggccaggaaccttaaaatgaaccgagaatcaatccgcctgcttctgcgcaaggattcaaaacttacaccgtacaaaaaacaggtggctcatggggttaccaaagctacaaaggacaagaggtaccaacggtcgcgggagttgctcggttggcgcgctcatgacgagattattttttcggacgagaagctgttcgtttttgggcaaacagtcaatcgccaaaatgatcgagtttggagtgtgagcctccagcaagctcctgcggacaagctgaacgtttcctggttccaaaataagacgtcagtgatggtttggggagccatttgcaagagaggtaaactgcctcttgtttttatcgataaaggggtcaaaatcaacgcagcgtactacctggacacggtttttaataaaaatgttctgcctcaagctgaactattctttgaagacgattactactgcttccagcaagatggcgccccgtCCCACActgcaaaggttgttcaggcgtggtgtgaggaaaacttgaccgatctgaatccactggattatttcgtgtggggatacatgatgtcgaacctgaacgactataaaataacaaatttggagcaattcaagtgagttatcacgaaaatgtgggacgagatgccgatagagcacgtgcgcgccacttgcgacgactttccgagacgtctgaagctggttcgatcagagaaaggtggtgtaattccgagatatcgtctgtgaagtatctttatgagttactgaataaagctatgaaagccagattcagattttcttcttattctttgaaatattgagattttcctggcAGCTGGCAGCTCTGATTTGGagcgatttttgttttttatttagaaATCGAAAGACagtgatataaaattttaaaaaatcacgttttgttcagaaaattacatttttttacctgatatataaaaatcagaaattcgTGAGTAGAATACAAGAAccgtttgcgatgaatatttttttacctctcagttataataatactcattacaaaaaaatgcttatatttcttggttcaaattgacagtcaatgacagctcattctggttcattttgacactcacgcagcttcgtatccgtttctccctcccagcctcgcgccaacgcgaactctcatatgcatttgtcaaaatgtgcgggatgaaaaacGCAAGagtatttccttccttcttatTGCGTCGTAAATGACAATGTCGTTTCTTTATTTCTCGACAGATTCGCCCTGctgcagtggaataaagaaattcgctattactcTTGAGTACTTGCACTGAAGTCATCATTAGGTAAAATTGAATATCAATATCGAAAACTCCATGCAATTTCTACCTAGAATTGAGTAGAGTTTTCGTATTTTAGTAAGATGTTGCTTATATTTTGCTAAACTGGGGACAATATTCAGGTTTATATaaatttagtttgtttttacgtGTTTGCATGTAATATTTTCTTTGAGTGTACTTCACGTACTTCACGAGCGGAATTGTATAGAAATTACTGGCAACCCTGTTTCTGCACCACTTTACGGGGGAAAAGTCTTCGTCACAAAATTCCACCATGTCAATCAATTACACGGCAATAAAATTCGATGTCTCGGCTTGTCTTATATATTTGGCAAAGTTCTAGGGACAGTTTTCTTTTATTGTTACGAAAATATAGTGATGAATAGTGCAGTACTATCAGTACTTTATGGTTGATTATAAAATAGTGAATTCCATTTGTTTTTTACCTTATATAGTGAAAGAAAAAGCATAAGATTTACCAAACACTGCGTCAAGAGGAGGCAAGTTGTGACGTTTTCCACAACTGCAATCATCTGCAAtgtcaactgaaaaaaaattggggTCTAATGATTCCGTGGTTGCGGTGGTTGCTGATCTagaaatgaaaagaaaatcaaATAAGGATTCTGCTTTAATATCTGATGGAGGAACTCGTTCAAGTGCACTTGTGCTAGATTCGAATTATATCGAAAAcaagataaaaaatttgctcaaTCAAAAAGATGCAGTCAAAACCGCGATAGATGACGATGCAGAAGATGAGAACTCTGATAGCGAACAAAACGGAAATCGAAT encodes:
- the LOC129725050 gene encoding SAGA-associated factor 29, coding for MPLTAEQAMLQVQERLRSLKSLIVEIENERKRNEPNIVNTIRLAKMSSDEKSCSLNHKLKSVYKIGLQDAIQEENLIRQALQKIQDIRNIRNERRIQARNAGNKETIRRGALMKMLQISAQTLPLFVSKPLEKTPALCGSIPADNNYVAKPGDMVAALVKGLEDEENWILAEVVQYISSANKYEVDDIDEEQKDRHILSKRRIVPLPLMRANPETDGHALFSKGTTVMALYPQTTCFYKAVINQLPQTANEEYEVLFEDPTYADGYSPPLYVAQRYVIAIKQNKKVGASS